One part of the Aurantibacillus circumpalustris genome encodes these proteins:
- a CDS encoding bifunctional riboflavin kinase/FAD synthetase, protein MLIIQNTEHFRIESPTIVTIGTFDGVHLGHQKILERLKELKEKTGLKTVVLTFEPHPRKVLFPEQKDLKLITLIDEKLELLDEYGVDVTVVYPFTKRFSETDSPFYIEEVLLRSLKVQYLVIGYDHKFGKNRSGDINSLKELATQGKFLVEEISARDIDHIAISSSKIRKALDEGNVEHAKDFLGHPFSLTGEVVQGKQLGRTLGYPTANIKPEGEEKIIPKTGVYFVEVFISEVKYFGMMSIGINPTTDSDNKVKLEVNIFNFNEDIYGKVIKLNFLKRLRDEKKFANLTELKKGIDLDKETSLKLIPAYS, encoded by the coding sequence GTGCTAATTATTCAAAACACCGAACATTTTAGAATAGAGTCCCCAACAATAGTGACTATTGGAACCTTTGATGGTGTGCATTTAGGTCACCAAAAAATTTTGGAACGCTTAAAAGAGCTTAAAGAAAAAACGGGACTTAAAACCGTGGTTCTTACATTTGAGCCACATCCCCGTAAGGTATTATTTCCTGAGCAGAAAGACTTGAAATTGATTACACTTATTGATGAAAAGTTAGAACTCTTAGATGAGTATGGTGTAGATGTAACAGTTGTTTATCCTTTTACAAAGCGTTTTTCAGAAACCGATTCGCCTTTTTACATAGAAGAGGTATTGTTGCGGAGTTTAAAAGTACAGTATCTCGTTATTGGTTATGACCATAAGTTTGGAAAAAATAGGAGCGGAGATATTAATTCCCTTAAGGAATTGGCTACTCAAGGAAAATTTTTGGTGGAAGAAATCAGCGCCAGAGATATTGATCATATTGCCATAAGTAGTAGCAAAATACGTAAGGCTTTGGATGAAGGAAATGTGGAACACGCGAAGGACTTCTTAGGACACCCCTTCTCTTTAACTGGAGAAGTGGTGCAAGGAAAACAATTGGGACGCACTTTAGGATATCCTACCGCCAACATAAAACCTGAAGGTGAAGAAAAAATAATTCCAAAAACAGGAGTTTATTTTGTGGAGGTTTTTATTAGCGAAGTAAAATATTTTGGAATGATGAGTATAGGAATTAATCCAACTACAGACTCTGACAACAAGGTTAAACTAGAGGTAAATATTTTTAACTTTAATGAAGATATTTACGGAAAGGTTATAAAATTAAATTTTCTTAAGCGTTTAAGAGATGAGAAAAAGTTTGCTAACTTAACTGAATTAAAAAAAGGAATTGATTTAGATAAAGAAACGAGTTTAAAATTAATACCTGCTTACTCATGA
- a CDS encoding leucine-rich repeat domain-containing protein has protein sequence MIKNFSIIFLFLFSLTASSQALLDSITLANYAEYDDLKEALADPDNVIKLVLRKKKYKSFPKEIYQFKNLQYLDLSKNSLKELPDSIIMFKDLQYLIVSRTGLEMLPKNIGQLKNLRCLNVNQNEVSVLPYSFGDLENLEIADLWSNNLSYFPETLSKLKNLRIMDLRNILIPQTHQDNIQNMLPNTTIFFSPPCNCSW, from the coding sequence ATGATTAAAAACTTTAGTATAATTTTTCTTTTTCTATTTTCACTAACAGCTTCCTCACAAGCCCTTCTTGATTCTATAACACTGGCTAATTATGCAGAATATGACGATTTAAAGGAGGCTTTAGCAGATCCTGATAATGTAATTAAATTAGTGCTTCGAAAAAAGAAGTATAAATCTTTCCCAAAAGAAATCTATCAGTTTAAAAATCTTCAATACCTCGATCTCAGTAAAAATAGTCTTAAGGAGCTTCCAGACTCTATTATAATGTTTAAAGATCTCCAATATTTAATTGTTAGCAGAACAGGGCTTGAAATGTTACCGAAAAACATTGGACAATTAAAAAATTTAAGATGTTTAAATGTAAATCAAAATGAGGTAAGCGTATTGCCTTACAGTTTTGGCGATCTTGAAAACTTAGAAATTGCTGATCTATGGAGCAATAATCTAAGTTATTTCCCAGAGACACTTTCAAAACTGAAAAATTTACGTATTATGGACCTTCGTAATATTCTTATTCCTCAAACACATCAGGATAATATCCAAAACATGTTACCGAACACAACAATTTTCTTCAGCCCTCCTTGCAATTGCAGTTGGTAA
- a CDS encoding T9SS type A sorting domain-containing protein: MKKHMLLIVVLFAATSILSQTVISSKPAGIVNFKLITDIKYFNEGIPSAKINPVNQTTLPIRSGSKLSSTTTWHSFTSSMNIYGVLYSYCKPLQWNDDLDAVTFIHRKGAGYNPSPLPSADAANGAMVVHITLDCGNHWDSTALYANDLYWGRFPSGAIYNPPSSPVNTNMSNAYFVGAGPTTSVAADSWVGNFYASKQLGTTNYNNAPSTVTNAVQVMSNNGPLPPNVPGNHYLAIYDFTATDDGKMRVLAHMGASSDTAVMLMTGTFNNGVFDWAGKAFSPPVTVAIDGTRNLSSPFLMAWNELGTVGYIVIMGSRIGANASNVGLQPIVYKTTNSGSTWSLESSIDFNSSAYSDLRDRLEPINVNPTLKIPCFPWFEGMDCTVDANNKLHIFTTLLGHKSGHLDSLKIYNEFTTEQYLWRHIPGRRPYLYDFVYDGSNANPSWSHLLIDSMSTQVAPGNNDNPWDNKEQIGARIQMSRTPDGQHLLYSWAESDTSLTTNQKKFNTMPNIKTRLYDVSAALLSPTELDLTSDASSNISYRAMWHFVSPKFKLISKTSTTITAMVPMTITNSNPYTSLSENTHWYSCSPLSFANTSTLIGIAENTANSINNSSIFPNPAKNNVTVNINLINTSKVQIDVLNTVGQLVRTIQSQAQTGSNSITIDLSGLSSGIYFVNIKVDNVRSAKKLVIE; this comes from the coding sequence ATGAAAAAACACATGCTACTAATAGTGGTCTTGTTTGCAGCAACAAGTATTCTTTCACAAACTGTAATTAGCTCCAAGCCAGCAGGCATAGTGAATTTCAAATTAATTACAGATATTAAATATTTTAACGAAGGTATACCTTCTGCTAAAATTAATCCTGTAAATCAAACAACATTACCTATTCGTAGTGGCTCAAAACTAAGTTCAACAACTACCTGGCATAGTTTTACAAGCTCAATGAACATTTATGGGGTTTTATATTCCTATTGTAAACCATTACAATGGAATGATGACCTAGACGCTGTAACTTTTATACACCGGAAGGGTGCTGGTTATAATCCTTCACCCTTACCGTCTGCAGATGCTGCAAATGGAGCAATGGTTGTTCATATAACGCTAGATTGTGGTAATCATTGGGACAGTACAGCTCTTTATGCCAATGATTTATACTGGGGGCGTTTTCCTAGCGGTGCAATTTACAATCCACCTTCATCACCTGTTAATACAAATATGAGCAACGCTTATTTTGTTGGCGCAGGACCTACAACGAGTGTCGCTGCCGATAGTTGGGTAGGAAATTTTTATGCCAGCAAACAACTGGGAACCACTAATTATAATAATGCACCCAGCACTGTAACGAATGCCGTGCAGGTAATGTCAAATAATGGGCCACTTCCTCCAAATGTACCAGGCAACCACTATTTAGCAATTTACGATTTTACGGCTACTGATGATGGCAAAATGAGAGTATTGGCTCACATGGGTGCTAGCTCTGATACAGCTGTGATGTTAATGACTGGAACATTTAACAACGGAGTTTTTGACTGGGCAGGAAAAGCCTTTTCTCCCCCGGTAACAGTTGCTATCGATGGAACACGTAATCTAAGTTCACCTTTTTTGATGGCCTGGAACGAATTGGGAACTGTAGGCTACATTGTAATTATGGGTTCAAGAATAGGTGCTAACGCATCAAATGTTGGATTGCAACCAATCGTTTATAAAACAACTAACAGTGGTTCAACCTGGTCTTTGGAAAGTAGTATTGACTTTAACTCTTCTGCCTATTCTGATTTAAGAGACCGATTAGAACCCATTAACGTAAACCCTACACTAAAAATTCCATGTTTTCCGTGGTTTGAAGGAATGGATTGTACTGTAGACGCCAATAATAAATTACATATTTTTACTACACTTTTAGGGCACAAAAGCGGTCACCTCGATTCGCTTAAAATCTACAATGAATTCACCACTGAACAATATTTGTGGCGCCATATACCAGGCAGAAGACCGTATTTGTATGATTTTGTTTATGATGGATCCAACGCAAACCCATCATGGTCGCATCTGTTAATTGATTCTATGTCTACTCAGGTTGCTCCAGGTAACAATGATAATCCATGGGATAATAAAGAGCAGATTGGTGCCCGAATACAAATGAGCCGTACTCCTGATGGCCAGCATTTATTATACAGTTGGGCTGAGTCAGATACATCTCTTACAACCAATCAAAAAAAATTTAACACTATGCCAAATATCAAAACGCGTTTGTATGATGTAAGCGCAGCACTTTTGAGTCCTACAGAATTAGATTTAACTTCTGACGCTTCTTCAAACATCTCCTACCGTGCTATGTGGCATTTTGTTTCGCCGAAATTTAAATTAATTTCAAAAACGTCAACTACTATTACAGCTATGGTTCCTATGACTATCACAAATAGTAATCCATATACATCCTTATCAGAAAATACACATTGGTACTCTTGTTCTCCTTTGTCTTTTGCAAACACATCAACACTCATTGGAATAGCAGAAAATACAGCTAACAGTATAAACAACAGTTCTATTTTTCCTAACCCTGCTAAAAATAATGTTACTGTGAATATTAACCTGATTAACACCTCAAAAGTTCAAATTGATGTACTAAATACTGTCGGACAACTAGTAAGAACTATTCAGTCACAAGCGCAAACAGGTTCTAATTCAATCACTATAGACTTAAGCGGTTTATCAAGCGGTATTTATTTTGTGAATATTAAAGTTGATAATGTACGCAGCGCTAAAAAATTGGTTATTGAATAG
- a CDS encoding sigma-54-dependent transcriptional regulator, producing the protein MAKILVIDDEKAIRRSIKEILEFEKHTIDEAEDGQTGLNMALKNNYDIILSDIKMPKLDGTELLQKLIENGMSSSIIMMSGHGTIETAVDAVKKGAYDYLAKPIDLNRLLVSIRNALEKGDLVTETKILKKKITKSVDMIGNSKAIQDIKDVIEKVAPTDAKVLITGSNGSGKELVAKWLHEKSNRANGPLIEVNCAAIPSELIESELFGHEKGSFTSAVAQRKGKFELAEGGTLFLDEIGDMSLSAQAKVLRALQENKITRVGGDKEIKVNVRVIAATNKDLEKEIEKETFRQDLFHRLAVIPIHVPSLDDRKDDIPVLADYFLELICDEMGTGKKTIKPDAIAALQDRKWLGNIREFRNVIERLIILGGKEISIEDVKQFG; encoded by the coding sequence ATGGCAAAGATTTTAGTGATAGATGATGAAAAGGCTATTCGCCGTTCAATTAAAGAAATTCTTGAATTTGAAAAACATACCATTGATGAGGCTGAAGATGGTCAAACCGGTCTAAACATGGCTCTGAAAAATAACTACGATATTATTTTAAGTGATATTAAAATGCCAAAACTAGATGGTACAGAGCTTTTGCAAAAGCTTATCGAAAACGGAATGTCTAGTTCTATTATTATGATGAGTGGTCATGGTACCATTGAAACAGCTGTGGATGCTGTAAAAAAAGGTGCGTACGATTATCTAGCCAAACCCATTGATCTCAATCGTTTATTAGTATCGATTCGAAATGCACTAGAAAAAGGAGATTTAGTAACCGAAACAAAGATCCTTAAGAAAAAAATAACCAAGAGTGTTGATATGATTGGTAACTCTAAAGCTATTCAGGATATAAAAGATGTTATTGAAAAAGTTGCGCCAACAGATGCCAAAGTGCTTATAACAGGGAGTAATGGTAGCGGAAAAGAATTGGTAGCAAAATGGTTACACGAAAAAAGTAACAGAGCTAACGGTCCGCTAATTGAAGTCAATTGCGCAGCCATTCCATCAGAATTAATAGAAAGCGAGTTATTTGGTCACGAAAAAGGTTCCTTTACAAGCGCAGTAGCACAACGAAAAGGTAAATTTGAATTGGCAGAAGGCGGAACCTTATTTCTTGATGAAATTGGCGACATGAGCCTGAGTGCTCAAGCGAAGGTTTTAAGAGCCTTACAAGAAAATAAAATTACCAGAGTTGGTGGCGACAAAGAAATAAAAGTAAATGTACGCGTGATTGCTGCTACCAATAAAGATTTAGAAAAGGAAATAGAAAAAGAAACCTTTCGTCAAGATCTTTTTCACCGACTGGCAGTAATTCCAATACATGTGCCTTCGTTAGATGACAGAAAAGATGACATCCCCGTGCTTGCTGATTATTTTTTAGAACTCATCTGTGATGAAATGGGAACCGGAAAAAAAACCATAAAGCCCGATGCTATTGCAGCCTTGCAGGATCGGAAATGGCTAGGTAACATTCGTGAATTTAGAAATGTTATCGAAAGACTTATTATTCTTGGCGGTAAAGAAATTTCGATAGAAGATGTAAAACAATTTGGGTAA